A region of Solea solea chromosome 7, fSolSol10.1, whole genome shotgun sequence DNA encodes the following proteins:
- the LOC131462863 gene encoding extracellular calcium-sensing receptor-like: AVSSSLYSSSCQSKGQFHLNGMHKTGDVILGGLFTVNLISTDPDLSFTSEPQMSDCYGFDIVGFRLAQAMAFTIDEINRNPNLLPNVTLGYSLYDNCIQLGIGFRAALTLVSGQEEQVTLEENCVGTPPVLGIVGESSSTRSIAISTVLGLYSVPLVSYYATCSCLSDRQKFPSFFRTIPSDAFQVNAMIQILKHFGWTWAGLLINDSDYGFHAARSFHSDLGPAGGGCLAYTEILPRGDDPAEVRRIVDVMRKSTARVVIVFANHFLMINLMKEVVRQNVTGLQWIVSEAWTSADVLQTPHFMPYLGGTLGIAIHRGEIPGFRDFLLQISPDLHHNNTDGNSMVSVNQFWEHTFQCRFAPHPVGWVEAAGELCTGQEVLENVETDFLDVSDLRPEYNVYKAVYALAYALDDMLQCEPGRGPFSNNTCAHLQRMEPWQIMHYLEKVNFTTTFGDRVSFDENGDALPVYDIMNWVWLPDGRTKVQRVGEVKRSALKGEELTLDEDKIFWNFESKQPPRSVCSESCPPGTRMARKKGEPECCFDCVPCSDGKISNTTDSMECTSCPEDFWSSPQRDHCVPKKTEFLSYHEPLGICLTTTSLLGTCICVVVLGIFIHHHSTPIVRANNSELSFLLLVSLKFCFLCSLLFIGRPRLWTCQLRHAAFGISFVLCVSCILVKTMVVLAVFRASKPGGESSLKWFGAVQQRGTVLVLTSVQAAICTAWLVSASPVPHKNTQYHSDKIVYECEVGSTVGFAVLLGYIGLLAVLSCLLAFLARNLPDSFNEAKLITFSMLIFCAVWVAFVPAYISSPGNYADAVEVFAILASSFGLLVALFGPKCYIILLRPESNTKKAIMGTKS; encoded by the exons ttttgatATTGTAGGATTCAGACTGGCTCAGGCCATGGCATTCACcattgatgagatcaacagaaaccccaacctgctgcctaatgtgactctgggatacagtctgtatgataactgcatccaactaggaattggatttcgtgcagcactgaccttagtcagtggtcaagaagagcaagttacattagaggagaactgtgtaggaactcctccagtcctagggattgtgggtgaaTCTTCTTCTACACGTTCTATTGCCATATCCACagtcttaggtttgtacagCGTACCTCTG gtgagttattatgccacatgttcctgcctgagtgaccgacaaaagtttccatctttctttaggacgatcccaagtgatgcttttcag gtgaatgctatgattcagattctaaaacactttggttggacttgggcaggtctgctcatcaatgACAGTGATTATGGAttccacgctgcccgatcctttcactctgatctgggtcctgctggtggaggttgtctggcttacacagagattttgccccGGGGTGATGACCCTGCTGAAGtgaggagaatagtggatgtgatgaggaaatctacagctcgagtggtgattgtgtttgcaaatCATTTCCTCATGATtaacctcatgaaagag gtggtgaggcagaatgtgacaggcctgcagtggattgtcagtgaagcctggacatcagctgatgtgctccagactcctcactttatgccgtacctgggtggaacactgggcatcgcCATCCaccgaggagaaataccaggtttcagggacttcctgttacaaataagTCCTgatctacatcacaacaacactgatGGAAACAGCATGGTGAGC gtgaatcagttttgggaacacacatttcagtgtagatttgcaccccATCCAGtaggttgggtggaagctgcaggagaattatgcactggacaggaagttttagagaatgtggagactgaTTTCCTGGATGTTTCAGACCTCAgaccagagtataatgtgtataaggctgtgtacgctctggcgtatgctcttgatgacatgctgcagtgtgagccagggagaggacctttcagcaacaacacctgtgcacatttacaaagaatggagccatggcag ATTATgcattacttggaaaaagtcaatttcacaacaacatttggtgatcgagtgtcatttgatgaaaatggtgatgccttacctgtatatgacatcatgaactgggtgtggctccctgatggaagaactaaagttcagagagtgggtgaggttaagaggtcagccttgaaaggtgaagaactcacactggatgaagacaaaatcttctggaactttgaatcgaAACAG cctcctcggtcagtgtgcagtgagagttgtcctccaggtacccgcatggccagaaagaagggggaacctgagtgttgttttgactgtgtcccttgttctgacggaaagatcagcaatacaactg actccatggagtgcaccagttgtccagaagatttctggtccagcccccagcgtgaccactgtgttcctaagaaaacagagttcctctcctaccatgagcctctgggtatctgcttgacaaccacctcactgttgggcacatgtatctgtgttgttgttctgggcatcttcatccatcatcacagcacacctatagttcgtgccaacaattcagaactcagttttcttctcttggtatCACTTAAgttctgtttcctctgctctttgctcttcattggacgacccagattatggacttgtcaactaagacatgcagcatttggcatcagctttgtgctttgtgtctcatgtatcctggtgaaaaccatggtggttctggctgtgttcagggcctccaaaccaggaggtgagtccagtctcaagtggtttggtgctgtgcagcagagaggaacagttctggttctgacttctgttcaagcagcaatctgcactgcctggcttgtctctgcttcaccagtgcctcataaaaacacccagtatcacagtgacaagatagtttatgagtgcgaagttgggtccacagttggttttgcagttttacttggttatattggtttactggctgtcctcagttgtttgttagcttttctagcaaggaatcttccagacagtttcaatgaggccaaactcatcactttcagcatgttgatcttctgtgcagtgtgggtggcctttgtccctgcttacatcagctcaccaggcaactatgcagatgcagtggaggtatttgccatcctggcctccagttttggcctcttggtggcactgtttggacccaaatgttacatCATCTTGTTGAGACCAGAGagcaacacaaagaaagccatcatgggtaCTAAGTCATGA